In the Pontibacillus sp. HMF3514 genome, GTTTTATGTTCTTTGGATACGCTGTTTTTCAAAGAATTGGAATGCTTAGTGGCGGTGAACAAATGCGTCTGAAACTAGCTGTCTTTATGCATCAGAATATAAATCTGCTGATTCTTGATGAACCAACCAATCACTTAGATATTGATTCCCAGGAAGTATTAGAGGAAGCAATAGAAAACTTTAATGGAACCGTGTTAGGGGTGTCCCACGACCGCTACTTCCTTAATAGTTGCTTTACAGAAACCGCTTTTCTGCATGACGGACAGCTATATCGCTTCCCGAGAAGATATGAGGAAGCTCGTCTAAAATGGCAAGCACAATTAGATGCCATGAAACCTCAAGAGGGACATGATGAGAAACCTAAAGAGCCAATGGGAAAACTATCACAACCTACTAAGGATAATGTTCAACTAGAAAAGTATATAGAAGAAAAAGAACAACAGTTACAAAAGTTAGAGGAAGAGATGGGACAAACTGAGAATGCAGAGGAGTTAATAGAGCTTCAGCAAGAAAAAGAGAAAGTAGAGGCGGAACTTGAGAGTTATTATGATGCATGGATTGCGGAAAAGGATGAATAAGTATAATTTGCAAAAGGCTGCATTATAAAAGGCAGCCTTTATTTTTTAATGAAAGTTAAGAAATCGTAACCTTCTTATCTTCATCATGCTTATGAGATCTATAGAAATGAATGAGTTGTGGGATCACTGTTTCAAAATCAGGGCATTCAATTTCGGTACCATTTAATGCGCTCATAGCTAGACTAGTATCATAGTGTGAATTATACATGAAGTAAGGGATCGTTTGCTTTTGGATATTTAACCATCTACGAACCGGGAGGAGATTTAATGGAAGTTTAGCTGCATGGAGTGGGATCCTGTAAGAAGGCGTTTTCCCTAGCAATGCTTCCATTAACATACGATAGACTTCATGACTTTGGTACGGATTAGGATCTGTCAGATGATAGGTTTTCCCAATCGAATTTGTGTGGTGACTTAAAAAAACAGATGCACGAATCACATAATCAACTGGAACAAAGTTGGCTTCTGCGTGCCCTTTTCCGACGTAGGGGATGGTGGGCAGAAAATGTAGGCGATCAAACAGATTTAATATAAAGTATGGTCCATCAAACTTAGATGTTTGTCCAGTTTGTGAATCTCCTACCACAATGCCAGGTCGAATGATTGTAACTGGTAGCTGTCCTTTAAGGTCTTGAACTAAAAGCTCAGCCTCGTATTTCGTGGACTCATAATGGTTTTTAAACCCTTGATCATGTTTTAAATCTGATTCTTTAATCGTTCCGGTTCGTTTTCCAGATACATAGGCTGTACTAAAATACGTATATCGTTCTAAACGATTTGCTTGTAATAACCATTCATTAACATGTTTTGTTCCAATAACATTCACATTATAGGCAGGTTCATACGGTACGGAAAGATCATAGATAGCAGCTAAATGATAGGCATGTGTAATAGAATTTAACAATGTTTCAGAAGTCGATTCTGCTAAATCTAAGTTATCCTTAGTGATATCACCTTCAACGAGCTCAAATAAATGATGAGAAATATCGAGTTCTTCACAGAGTTGATGGATCTTAGATTGGGCATGTTTGCGGGTGGATGGAAGGATGAATAAATAAATTTTATCTATTGGAAATTCTTCATGAACAACTTGTTTGATAAGGCGGCTTGTTAAAAATCCAGGGAATCCAGTAAAAAAGTAAACATGGCTCATGTAAACGTAACCCCTTTTGAAGAATTCTTAATGTGTATATTTTTCGCCACTTTTTTCCAGAATCCTTCTTTTAATAAAAGAATTTTTGTTTCATCGAAAAGTTTCTGTCGTTTAGGTCATGATAAAACGGGAACAATGATTGCAATAAAGGAGGAATCTGGATCATGAAAGTACTTGTTATTGGAGCTAATGGACAAGTTGGTAAACATGTCATTGATAAATTAATAGATAAGAATCATGAAGCGATTGCGATGATTAGAGATACAGATCAAATTCCATATTTTGAAGAACGTGGTGCCAATACTGTAATTGCAGATTTGGAAAAAGACTTTCATCACGCTTATTACGGAGTAGATGCTGTTATTTTCGCAGCTGGTTCTGGTCCGAATACGGGTGCTGATAAGACCATTATGATCGACCAAGAAGGTGCGATCAAATCAATGAAAATTGCTGAGAACTTTGGTGTTAAACGGTTTGTGATGCTTAGTTCAATGGCAGCTAATCGACCAGAGGTTGGTCCGGAAGCATTGAGGCATTATTTATTTGCTAAAGGTAGAGCAGATGCCTTTCTTCGTGGAACAGCACTTGATTATACAATCGTACGCCCTGGTGGTTTAACAAATGACAAAGGGACTGGAAACGTGAAAATTGATGAACACTTAAATGAATTCGGTTCCATCCCTAGGGAAGATGTTGCACATGTGCTTGTCCAAACGTTACAATCTCCACAAACAGTTAAACAAAGCTATGATCTGTTAAGTGGAAGCACTAAAATTGATCAAGCTCTTTAATGTAGCAGGTCGTATCTAGTTCTTTTTTCTTAGCCCTTCTAAAAAAGTAGGGAATTTGAATATTTTTTTAGAGAATATGTTTAACATCTATGTTTCAAGGGTAAGAGAAAAATATATTTATGAACGTTATTAGGTTATGTGAAAATATAAGTAAATAGAACTATTAAGTTTGGGGGATTCATCTATGAGTAAACCAAATGTAGTCGTGTACACCAGTGATGGATGTCATTATTGTGAAAGGGTACTAAATCATTTAAATGAGTGGGACATTGACTATACAGAAAAAAACATCTCTCAGAATGATGCTTATTACAAGGAAATGCGTGAAAATAAAGTTTATGGAACACCGGTAACCTTTATTGATGGTGAAAAGTTATTAGGGTTCCAAAAACGTAAGTTCAAAAAGTTACTGGGCATTGATGAAGTGTCAACTTATATTAGACAACGAAATTTAAGTTATTAGTAAAAAAAAGGAGGTGGACAACCTCCTTTTTTTAATGGCTCTAGAATGGTCTAACTTTATTTCACTTTCTCAAGCACACTTACATATTCTATGGGTAGATAACCATTAATTTCTAGGAGGTGCCTATGGATATGTATAATCAATATCCACAACCACCATTTGGGCCGCGGCCGATGCAAGCTCCTTATCCCAATCAAAATTCATTTCCAGGCTTTCAAGGTGTTCCAAACCAAATGAATATGATGCAACCTCAACCCACTGAACAACAGGAAATGAAGCCACCTATCTTTCAAAGTCCTTATGAACAGTTTACAAAGCCACCACAGCCGAACCAATGGAACCCATATTATTCATTAGAACAGCAATTTCCACAATACGGACAAATGCAAGCTCCAAAAGGGTTTATTCAATACTTTCAGGATAAGAACGGCCAGTTAGATCTTGATAAAATGCTCTCTACTATGGGGCAAATGGCAAATACCGCTAACCAATTCAGTCCACTAGTGAAAAGTCTTGGATCTTTATTTGTAAAATAATCTAAGGTGCCTGTTACTTGTTGAGAGTATGACAAGTGACAGGCACCTTAAATTTCCTTTACTATTATAAGGGGAAAGGGGTGAGCCTCATGAATGTGCAAAAAAACGAACAAGCTCCGTTCAAGACACGTTTTTATTATGGGTGGGTTGTTGTTTTTATAGCAGGGTTAAGTGTTTTCTTTTCTGGCCCTGGTCAAACGTATTCGGTCTCAATATTTAGCGAGAGATACATAGAAGATTTTAATTACTCGAGTTCACTAGTTTCAGGTCTTTATTCAACAGCTACCTTACTTGCAGGTTTGACACTTTTTATGGTTGGTCGCCTTGTTGATAAGATGGGACAACGTATAATGATGACGTCGGTTGGACTACTTTTGGCCTTAGCATGTTTTTGGAATGGCGCTCTTATCGGCCCCGTAATGATGTTTCTAGGTTTTTTTATGCTTCGGTTATTTGGCCAAGGATCCATGACATTGCTACCGAATACATTGGTCCCTCAATGGTTTATAAGAAAAAGAGGGCGTGCGTTAAGTATTATGGCTATAGGAGGATTTGTGAGCTCCGCATTGCTTCCTCCTTTAAATACATGGTTAATTAATTCATTTGGTTGGAGAGCAACATGGACATATTGGGGAATAGCCCTTCTTGTTATTTTTGTTCCATTAGCTTTCTTTTTAGTTCGAAATCAACCCAAGGATATAGGAGAGGTTCCGGATGGGACGCCTAAAAAACGTTCTGATGGTTCAGAAAGTGAATCCAATGTAGACATAAATGAAGTTAGTTGGACATTAAAAGAAGCTATGCGTACGCGTGCTTTTTGGTTGATCCTATTTTGCGTGAGTGTACCAGCGCTTGTGAATACAGGAGTAACTTTCCACTTATTAGCTATCGCAGAAGGGAAAGGGTTATCGGATGCCACTGCAGCCCTTGTCTTATCGACCATGGCCATTGTTGGATTCCCGGTTACTTTTGTTGTCGGTTATTTGGTTGATCGTATATCCGTTCACTACGTGTTAGCTATTACATTTGTTGGACATATCATTGCTTTACTTATTCTATTGCAGGTTGGAAGCTTTAAGGGAGCAGTGATCTATGGTGTTGTATGGGGGCTTGTAAATGGTTTTGAACGGATTGTTCTCAATATTGTTTGGCCGAATTACTTTGGTCGGGAACATTTAGGAAGTATTAAGGGGCTAGCCCAAACTGTTATGGTTATTGGTTCTGCATTTGGACCTCTACCATTTGGGTTGTTTTATGATTGGTTCGGAGGTTATCAAGAAATCCTTTGGGTTATGATTATATTCCCATTGATCGCAGCCGTATTTTCATTGCTATCTCCTAAACCATCTTATACGGCTAAATAGAAAAAGAAGAAGCTCAGAATTATATGTTCTGAGCTTTTTTGTGTAGTTACTCTTTTAAAGCCCCCTTATGTGGAAGACTTGGATTCGAGATAAAGTGCGTATGGTTCCGTTGCTTTTTTGCAGATCGGCGGGCTGTGGAACGGGTTGCTTTCCTGCGGACGAAGCGCCGAGCCTCCTCGTTCGCAAGCTCTCTGCGGGGTCTCGTCACTCCGTTCTTCCGCTGGAGTCAACCCGTTCCACAGCCCACCTTTACCGAATGGTGACTAACGGAACCGCCGTAGTTCAGGGATGAGGTGTTCTAATTCCAGGTAGTATAATCCTATCAAGACAGGGGTCTGAGCAACTTCTCTGAATATGATTTCCAATCAATATGAGGTGGGAAAGTCCAAATACTGGTCCGTTAGTCTCTATAAACGCGTGGAGGGAAGGAAACGGCAAACTGTCGTGGTAGCAAAGGCAAGACGAGACCCCGCAGGAACGAGGAGGCTATACAATTGAGGTTCTACTAAAACCGCCACATCATGTGGCAACGTAGAACTATCCCACGTCGTGTGGGGCAACAACAGGCTTGCCGTTTCACTGACCGCAACAAATTACTCAACAGCAACGGACTCCTCTCAGTTTCAAGTCTTCAACAATCCTGCCATAAAGCTGAATAAAGCTCATCCTAGATTAATCACTACAAGATAAAAAAAAGACGCTTGGCCATAACCAAGCGTCTATCAACCTTAATCTCTAAAGAACGAAATTACATAACCACCTTCGCCAGCGTGTGTAGCGATTAGTGGACCCATTTCGGTTAAAATGGAATCTTTAAAGGCGTAACGATCTTTGATTTCACCGATGAAGCTTTTTGCTTTTTCTTCAGTAGTGCTATAGGAAACAGCAATAACTTTGTCCTCAAAATTTTTCGTGTATTCACCGATTTGCTCTAAGAAACGGCGTATTGCTTTTTTGTTTCCTCGGACTTTTTCAGCAACTTCAATTGTCCCGATATCACTCTTTTTCATCAGGATCTTAATATTTAATGTCTTGGCAATTGTCCCTTTAAAACGATCAAGGCGTCCACCTTTGATAAGGTTTTCAACCGTTCTTAAGAAAATAAGGGTTGCTGTTTGCTCAATGCGCTCTTCCATGTGTTGAACAAGTGCACCAAATTCCATATCTTCTTCAACGCATCTACCTGCCTCATCTACTAAGAGCGTCATTCCCGAAGTAGCTGTCTTCGTATTTAGAACTACAATATTCCTTGATGGTTCTTCTTCTAGAAGCATATTCTTTCCAGCAACAGCATTATCATGAGTTGTACTTAACTCTTGGGAAAGAGAGAGCATTAGAATGGGAACTTCTGGGTCCACTTCTTTATAAGCTTCATAAAAGGCATATGGAGCTGGCGCGGATGTTGTAGGAAGCTCTTCAGAACCTTTCATTTTCTCGTAAAATGTAGGAATGTCGATGTCCACACCGCTTTGAAATTGCTCATCTCCGAAGTGAACATTTAAAGGAACAATCTTAATATTATAGCGTTCGACAAGGGCCTTAGTAAGATCAGCACCACTGTCTGTCATGATTTGAATCTGCATTGAACATCACCTGCTTTTATTTTATTAGATAATAGCCTAAAGATGCTTTACATTTCAGTAGAATGCGTAATTTTAGGCTTGTGTTTTTTTGTAGTACTTATGATAAATAGGCTTAAACCTAATATAACGATGGAACCCCCGAGCCATTGGGACCAAGTAATCATTTCTCCTAAAATAAAATAGGCCAAGATAGAAGCTCCAACTGGCTCAAATACAATACTCATCGATATGGTGGAGGTACTTACCCATTTTAAGGCCCAGTTAAATAATGTATGTCCAAAAAATGTTGGTATGATGGCAAGTGCTAAAAATACCCACCAGTGATCAGCTGGATAACCTGTAAAAGGTTGTTGTAAAAATACATTATACAAGATTAATGTAAGGGAGCTTATCCCATAAACTACAAATGTATAAGTCATTAAATGGAGTCGTTTTCGAACATTTTGTCCCAACAAAAAATAACCTGTTACCATTATAGCACCGAATAGAGCTAAAATATCCCCCCATAAAGCTAGTCCGCTTATTTGAAAGTCGCCCCAACTGATAATGACACTTCCTGTTAAAGCAATCGTCATACTTAGTATTGCTCCAATTGTAAATTTTTCTTTAAAAAAAATAAATGTTCCTAAAAATGCGAAGATGGGTTGCAATGTAACTAAAACAACTGAACTTGCGACAGATGTATAGTTTAATGACTCGAACCACAAAATAAAATGGAATGCGAGAAACACCCCTGATATTGAAGCGAGCATCCAATCTCGCTTTGTGATTGACTTAAACTCATGCAAGTGTTTAGTTAGCACATAAGGAGCCATAATAAGTACAGCAAAAAGTAAACGATAATTAGCAATGATAGAGGCTGGTGCAGATTCAGCTAGTTTAACAAGTACGGCAGCAGTGGATACGGAGAGCACTCCAATAACTACAGCAACATAAGGGTTGAATGGCGGTTTTTCCACTAGAGACCAACTCCAAACTTGAGCAAATTCTTCAATGATAAATGGTAATATAAAATCATTATATCCTCTATTTACCAAGGCATAGACTCCACTTTTTTTCATTTTATCATTGATAGAAAAGAAAATGTACTTTAAACTAGGGTGAATTGCCGAACTTACTATGGTGTGGTAAGATGGTATTAAATCATTCTCGTACCGAAAGCCCTCTTCCAACTGTGAGGATGGCTTTTTTACGTGGTTTTCTTTGGTTGTAAAGAAGACAATAAAGGAGTAGAAATAATAAAGTGACAACAACATTTAATCAATTAGGTTTATCCAAATCAGTTTTAAAGGCCGTCGAAGAGCTGGGGTTTGAAGAAGCAACTCCAGTACAAGAACAAACGATTCCTCTTGCGATGGATGGAAGAGATGTCATAGGACAAGCACAAACGGGAACTGGTAAAACAGCTGCCTTCGGGATTCCATTGATTGAAAAAATCAATCAGGATCTAAAGAAGACTCAAGGACTAGTTATTGCACCAACCCGCGAGCTAGCTATGCAAGTGGCTACAGAATTAAACCGATATGGTCGTTATAAAGGTATTCAGGTACTACCTGTTTATGGCGGTTCAGATATGGGACGTCAAATTCGTTCCTTGAAGCAAGGACCTCAAATTGTAGTAGCAACACCTGGTCGTTTATTAGATCATATTCGTCGCAAAACGATTTCATTAAATAACATTCATACAACTGTTCTAGATGAAGCAGATGAAATGTTAAACATGGGCTTCATTGAAGACATTAAAGATATTTTGAAAGCTGTTCCTGAACAGCGTCAAACGCTATTGTTCTCTGCAACAATGCCTAAAGAAATTCATGAAATTGCAACCAAAATGATGAAAAAACCAGAAACCGTTAAGCTAAAAGCGAAGCAAATGACGGTTGAGAAGATTGATCAATACTTTGTCGAAGTAAATGAAGCTAAGAAGTTCGATACACTAACACGTCTTCTTGACATTCATGTACCTGAACTATCAATTGTGTTCGGACGTACGAAAAAACGTGTAGACGAAGTTACAGACGGATTGAATGCTCGCGGATTCCGTGCTGAAGGCATTCATGGTGACTTAACTCAGAAAAAACGTATGGACGTACTGAAGAAATTCAAGAATGGAAAAATTGATGTTCTTGTTGCGACAGATGTGGCTGCACGTGGTCTTGATATCTCTGGCGTTACTCACGTATTTAACTTTGATATCCCACAAGATCCAGAAAGCTATGTACACCGAATCGGCCGTACAGGACGTGCAGGAAATGAAGGGTATGCTGTTTCGTTCATCACACCAAGAGAAATGGCTCACCTACACTTAATCGAAAAGACAACAGGACGTAAAATTGAACGTCGTCCTATTCCTTCATATGATGAAGCGAATAAAGGACAGCAGCAAGTAACGATTGATAAGTTAAGACAGACAATCGAATCCAATAATTTAGAGACTTACCAATCAACTGCCGCTGATCTTCTTGAAGAGTATGATTCCGTTACAGTTCTTTCTGCAGCATTGAAGATGCTTACAAAAGAAAGAAAAGATGTTCCTGTTAAGCTTACTTCCTTATCACCAATTAGTGTGAAACAAGCTAAGAATGATAAGTACAAAGGTAAGGGTAAAGGACGCGGCCATCGTAACGACCGAAACGGAAAAGGTGGTTATAAAGGTGGCTATAACAAAGGTGGAAATGGTTACAAAGGTAAAGGCGGTTATAAAGGTAATGGCAACTACAAAGGTGGAGGCCGTAACCGAAACCAACAAAACAACCGTCGCCGTAATCAAGGAAACGAATCATAAGATAATAAAAAACGACTCTCGTCTCGAGAGTCGTTTTTCTTATGGTGAATTTTAAGTTGACATTGTCTTAACTACTTTGTTTTTGACGAGATTTCGAGCTGTTCATAAAGAACGATGTGATCATCATAAGGGCAAGGAAGATGATTACGATACTGAAACCACCTTTTTGACCAAATATCTCAGATGCCAATCCGACAATGTAACCGGCAATACCTCCACCTATACCAGCTGCAATGTAGATCAGTCCTAATGCAGATCCACCTGTTTTGGATAACTGTGTTCCGAAAGCGGTCGCTGTCGGAAATAGTGTAGAGAAGAAGAGTCCTGCACCAGCGAAAAGGTATGGAAAGCTATTTGCGAATAGAAAGCTGATGACAACCATAACTAAAGACCCTATAGAGAATGTAATAAGAATAAGGCGTTCGTTTATATAATTGGTCAAGTAGGCAACACCTAGGCGACCGATCGTGAAAAATACTGAGAATATAGAAAGGATTAACGCTACCATATCTTCTTTGGCTGACGTTGATAAGCCCCCTAGATCTAAGGATTTTAGGTAAGTTGGAAAGAAGTTCATAAAGGATACTTCAGCAGATACTTCAAACATAAGGAAGAATAGTAAAAATACGAATTGTGCATCTCGCAGCATAGGGATAAATGCTTTAAGGTTAATTTTTTCCACCTTACCAGATGGGAATTTCACTGATGTTATATATACAATAACAGCAATTAAGCTTACCGCAATTCCGATGTAAAAATATCTCCAAGAAGCAAATTGGAATAGATAGTTAAGAATCTGAGGAAACACAACCATTCCAAGGCCGTACACCCCCATAGCTAAGTTGAACATTTGATTTTGCTTTTGAGGATACGCTGCAGGGACGATAGCATTTGAAGCTACTCCAAGGGCCCCTAGGCCAAACCCGACAATCATATAGAAACCGAGGAAAAATAAAATATTAGGTGCTATACCTGTTCCTAAGAAACCTAACCCCATAATGATGGAACTTATAATCGTCATCATTCGTAAACCTTTTTTATCAGTATAATATCCAATAAGCACACTGGCTAACGTGAACCCTAACTGGAATATGAATACAACTAGACCGAACTGACTCATATCAAGCCCTAAATCCTTTTCGACTTGATCGAGTACAATTCCTTTTGTATTTGTCACACCGCCTGATATAAATTGCGTGAACATTAAAATGATTAAAGCATGTATTGCTTTTCCTCTAGACATGTTGTTTACCTCCTAAGTTGTAATGCTTTACTCTGTTAAACTGATTTTCTGTTCGGGGTATTCCCACACATTTTTTTAGTAAAACGATAAAAATAAATGTAAACGTTTTAAAGTGAATAAAAAATTGGAAGTGGTTTAGAAAGCGTTTTAATGCG is a window encoding:
- a CDS encoding SDR family oxidoreductase, translated to MSHVYFFTGFPGFLTSRLIKQVVHEEFPIDKIYLFILPSTRKHAQSKIHQLCEELDISHHLFELVEGDITKDNLDLAESTSETLLNSITHAYHLAAIYDLSVPYEPAYNVNVIGTKHVNEWLLQANRLERYTYFSTAYVSGKRTGTIKESDLKHDQGFKNHYESTKYEAELLVQDLKGQLPVTIIRPGIVVGDSQTGQTSKFDGPYFILNLFDRLHFLPTIPYVGKGHAEANFVPVDYVIRASVFLSHHTNSIGKTYHLTDPNPYQSHEVYRMLMEALLGKTPSYRIPLHAAKLPLNLLPVRRWLNIQKQTIPYFMYNSHYDTSLAMSALNGTEIECPDFETVIPQLIHFYRSHKHDEDKKVTIS
- a CDS encoding SDR family oxidoreductase; translated protein: MKVLVIGANGQVGKHVIDKLIDKNHEAIAMIRDTDQIPYFEERGANTVIADLEKDFHHAYYGVDAVIFAAGSGPNTGADKTIMIDQEGAIKSMKIAENFGVKRFVMLSSMAANRPEVGPEALRHYLFAKGRADAFLRGTALDYTIVRPGGLTNDKGTGNVKIDEHLNEFGSIPREDVAHVLVQTLQSPQTVKQSYDLLSGSTKIDQAL
- a CDS encoding glutaredoxin family protein; this encodes MSKPNVVVYTSDGCHYCERVLNHLNEWDIDYTEKNISQNDAYYKEMRENKVYGTPVTFIDGEKLLGFQKRKFKKLLGIDEVSTYIRQRNLSY
- a CDS encoding MFS transporter, producing MNVQKNEQAPFKTRFYYGWVVVFIAGLSVFFSGPGQTYSVSIFSERYIEDFNYSSSLVSGLYSTATLLAGLTLFMVGRLVDKMGQRIMMTSVGLLLALACFWNGALIGPVMMFLGFFMLRLFGQGSMTLLPNTLVPQWFIRKRGRALSIMAIGGFVSSALLPPLNTWLINSFGWRATWTYWGIALLVIFVPLAFFLVRNQPKDIGEVPDGTPKKRSDGSESESNVDINEVSWTLKEAMRTRAFWLILFCVSVPALVNTGVTFHLLAIAEGKGLSDATAALVLSTMAIVGFPVTFVVGYLVDRISVHYVLAITFVGHIIALLILLQVGSFKGAVIYGVVWGLVNGFERIVLNIVWPNYFGREHLGSIKGLAQTVMVIGSAFGPLPFGLFYDWFGGYQEILWVMIIFPLIAAVFSLLSPKPSYTAK
- a CDS encoding DEAD/DEAH box helicase, which encodes MTTTFNQLGLSKSVLKAVEELGFEEATPVQEQTIPLAMDGRDVIGQAQTGTGKTAAFGIPLIEKINQDLKKTQGLVIAPTRELAMQVATELNRYGRYKGIQVLPVYGGSDMGRQIRSLKQGPQIVVATPGRLLDHIRRKTISLNNIHTTVLDEADEMLNMGFIEDIKDILKAVPEQRQTLLFSATMPKEIHEIATKMMKKPETVKLKAKQMTVEKIDQYFVEVNEAKKFDTLTRLLDIHVPELSIVFGRTKKRVDEVTDGLNARGFRAEGIHGDLTQKKRMDVLKKFKNGKIDVLVATDVAARGLDISGVTHVFNFDIPQDPESYVHRIGRTGRAGNEGYAVSFITPREMAHLHLIEKTTGRKIERRPIPSYDEANKGQQQVTIDKLRQTIESNNLETYQSTAADLLEEYDSVTVLSAALKMLTKERKDVPVKLTSLSPISVKQAKNDKYKGKGKGRGHRNDRNGKGGYKGGYNKGGNGYKGKGGYKGNGNYKGGGRNRNQQNNRRRNQGNES
- a CDS encoding YppG family protein, giving the protein MDMYNQYPQPPFGPRPMQAPYPNQNSFPGFQGVPNQMNMMQPQPTEQQEMKPPIFQSPYEQFTKPPQPNQWNPYYSLEQQFPQYGQMQAPKGFIQYFQDKNGQLDLDKMLSTMGQMANTANQFSPLVKSLGSLFVK
- a CDS encoding sugar MFS transporter, giving the protein MSRGKAIHALIILMFTQFISGGVTNTKGIVLDQVEKDLGLDMSQFGLVVFIFQLGFTLASVLIGYYTDKKGLRMMTIISSIIMGLGFLGTGIAPNILFFLGFYMIVGFGLGALGVASNAIVPAAYPQKQNQMFNLAMGVYGLGMVVFPQILNYLFQFASWRYFYIGIAVSLIAVIVYITSVKFPSGKVEKINLKAFIPMLRDAQFVFLLFFLMFEVSAEVSFMNFFPTYLKSLDLGGLSTSAKEDMVALILSIFSVFFTIGRLGVAYLTNYINERLILITFSIGSLVMVVISFLFANSFPYLFAGAGLFFSTLFPTATAFGTQLSKTGGSALGLIYIAAGIGGGIAGYIVGLASEIFGQKGGFSIVIIFLALMMITSFFMNSSKSRQKQSS
- a CDS encoding DMT family transporter; the protein is MEKPPFNPYVAVVIGVLSVSTAAVLVKLAESAPASIIANYRLLFAVLIMAPYVLTKHLHEFKSITKRDWMLASISGVFLAFHFILWFESLNYTSVASSVVLVTLQPIFAFLGTFIFFKEKFTIGAILSMTIALTGSVIISWGDFQISGLALWGDILALFGAIMVTGYFLLGQNVRKRLHLMTYTFVVYGISSLTLILYNVFLQQPFTGYPADHWWVFLALAIIPTFFGHTLFNWALKWVSTSTISMSIVFEPVGASILAYFILGEMITWSQWLGGSIVILGLSLFIISTTKKHKPKITHSTEM
- a CDS encoding DegV family protein — encoded protein: MQIQIMTDSGADLTKALVERYNIKIVPLNVHFGDEQFQSGVDIDIPTFYEKMKGSEELPTTSAPAPYAFYEAYKEVDPEVPILMLSLSQELSTTHDNAVAGKNMLLEEEPSRNIVVLNTKTATSGMTLLVDEAGRCVEEDMEFGALVQHMEERIEQTATLIFLRTVENLIKGGRLDRFKGTIAKTLNIKILMKKSDIGTIEVAEKVRGNKKAIRRFLEQIGEYTKNFEDKVIAVSYSTTEEKAKSFIGEIKDRYAFKDSILTEMGPLIATHAGEGGYVISFFRD